The genomic window CCGACTCCGACCAGCGGGCGTGGCGTTCTTGCCAACAGCTCGGCGCGGCCGCCGTGCGAGAGCACCACGTGCACCGACACGGAGAGGGTCAGGAGCGCGTAGCATCCGATGAAGACGATGTGAAGGCCGATTCGTCTGTATTCCGGCAGCGCGGCCACGAAAGCATAGCCGATGGGCATCATCCAGGCAGCGATCCAGACCAACCGGCGATGCAGCCCTGGTAATGTCGGGTAGATCCAGAGCCGCGCCGAGGGGATGAGAGCAAGTCCGACGGCCGCAGCGCGCAGCGCAAACGCTGCGCGGATGGCTTCCGTCTCGATAAAGAAACTCCCGACGAAGGCAAGGCCCAGCGCGAGGTGCGCGATACGGGGAATGCGTCCCGGCGGTGCGCCCCTGCAGATCGCCGGAATGAGGAAGCCGCCGACGCCGAGGATGAGGCCCGTCATCACGCCCTGGAGCACGAGCCCGCGGCCGATGTCGTGCAGCCACATGCGTTCGCTCGCCGCGCCGAATCCGGCGAGGACGGCGCCCACTACTCCCATCGCGAGCGCGCCGATGACCCATACGAAGCTGGGAGGCACGTCGCCCTCGCGGAACCGGCGGAGCGCGAACCCGATAATGACGGCGAGCAGCGCGAGCCAGAAGACCTGCGC from Deltaproteobacteria bacterium includes these protein-coding regions:
- a CDS encoding NnrS family protein; this translates as MSGPERVLARQLHAYLAVVAGRPLVTAVPFELRIASSVRDAPAWRREPYRVFFPLGAALAWAGVLHWLLFALGVTDEYRSIFHSMAQIQGFLASFAVGFLFTMIPRRTGTAPPAPWQMAVGLVAPIGTTICAWFEQWALAQVFWLALLAVIIGFALRRFREGDVPPSFVWVIGALAMGVVGAVLAGFGAASERMWLHDIGRGLVLQGVMTGLILGVGGFLIPAICRGAPPGRIPRIAHLALGLAFVGSFFIETEAIRAAFALRAAAVGLALIPSARLWIYPTLPGLHRRLVWIAAWMMPIGYAFVAALPEYRRIGLHIVFIGCYALLTLSVSVHVVLSHGGRAELLARTPRPLVGVGVLLALALACRLLVDVDAARLNLWLGIAAACFLASTVCWALLLLRRTPEEAVKR